taatttaatttaaattgccatatatttaatttaaatttatatttatgtatataaatatttaatttatatttaatttaatttaaattaacatatatttaatttaatttaaattacttcTTGTACTCTCTTCACCTCGTTCTTACCATAAATGATAACAGTTCTTTCCCCACAACTGCATTGGACGTTTCATGAGGATAATGTCTATTTGCTATTCTTCACTGATCGATTACTGAGTCTGGAACATCACAGTAGCTGAGtaagtacttgttgaatgaaaTACATATTGAATGAATTGAATCTTAAGTTCAAAGCCAAAACATGGAGGCTGTTATTATTCTAGTACATTGTGTTTATCATTAGTAAAATTCCTTTCAAATTTTGAAATATCTCTTTTTAGGTATTTGAAATTAAGTATTAAGTAGTTGTCCCAGAGGATTCCTTCGATAACTTTTATATGCTTTATTTTGGAGGGtgttgggaaatatttttttaacagagagtgaTAGACATTGTCAAAACTAAAATCAATAAGATCCTCCTTGAGAAGAACTTGCACTATTAACTTATAATCGTAATTTAAGGTATGTAATTACCTGAACCGATCTGTCAGTTTATCTCCAACAAGTTCTTATAGCACTGACCTCACACCACCACTGTTCTAAGGACTTCATACCCTCATAAAGGTActattattaaccccattttacagatggtaaaTAGTTACGCATAACTATTAttggcccattttacagatggggaaactgggacGATTAAGAAAACAGATTTCACAACCAGTAAGTGGCACAGCCAGGATGAAAACCCAGGTGTTCTGGCGGGAGACTCCGGAACCTGGTCACCACAGTGCCTACTCACCTCACTTAATAAGATTGCACAGTCATCATATAAAGTTCTAATTGCACAGGTAATGATTCCGGTAGGCCACCGCAAAACAAATTTGGGAAAACTTTTGCACATTTTTATCCTGgacttttcattcatttgacatAATAGTGCTAGAAAAAGAAGGTCAGACAGTTCCTGGTTTAGACAGGGAGTTATTTTGTCACGGCATGATGAGGAATTATAAATGGTGATCCCCTTTCCAAAACACCAAACACACCAACTTGCAAAGGCTGGCCTGCTCTAGGGCAGAGTTCTTGGCGTATCAACTGAAAAACCAAAGCAGACaatgcaaacattttttaaatatcctcAGAATGCAATATACTTACAGCCAAGGGAGTTTTGCAATGAAAACAACAGGCAACAACtgtatgactcagcaattctgctCCTGGGAAGAGTCACCAGAAGAACTGCAGACAAGTACTCAAAGAAAAACCTATACGTGAATATTCAGAGCACGAGCCAACTTTTCTGAGAGCCAACTACATCATTTTCACCAAAGACAACATTTGCACGTCTCCGCCAAGCTGCTGAGCCCCTCCTGAGGATCCAAAACCACAGGCATCCCTAACACAACAACTGAAACacaccccttctcctctcccacaccCTAGTCTGCTCCTTTCCTGGGCCCAGCTCTGTGACCAGAACTACCATTCATCTACCTGATATGGGTTAAATtgtgtccccccgcccccaaattcATACGTTGAAGTTCTAGCCCCAGGACATTTGAATGTGACCGtattttggaaatagggtcattgcagatataattagttaagatgaggtcattagagtgggccctaatccaacatgactgTTGTCCTCATGAAAGGGGAAATCTGGACATGGAGACAGGCACACAGGGAGACCGCGGACTCCTAGCCTCCAGAATTctaagacaatacatttctgtccTTTATGTTCCCAGTCTGTGGCACTCCATTAGAGCAGCCCTCGAAAACACACTGCCCAGTGGAGACTTCCTGTCCATCTCTCACTCCCACTCCTGGTAACTAGACCCCATGCATTTCGGCTCCAGAACGGCTCTAGAATTCAGCTGCTACCCTTTCCACAGCCTCCGTAGGTGTGTTGGGAAATTTGGTTCTCTGCAAGCCTCATGTTAGGACAAGATAGACAGGGACTTCGCTGACCGAAAGGCACAAGGATGGATCCAAGCTGGCGCAGGGGAGAGAGAGTCTAGGATTCCAAGGGGATATAGAATTGGTGGGGCTGGACAGCAGGGGTGAGGGTGCGCCTCGCTGCGGGTAAGAGAAAcaccagctccctgcttggctggagaAAGCTGAGTTGGAGCAGGCTGGTGCAAATGTCAGAGAGCTGCGGCTGGCCAGAGGACAGGGctcccctgcctctgtccccagggCAAGGTTTGGGGCCGGGCTTCCTCCTGGGATGTGTGTGCTGGGTGAgtggagatggggggggggcacctttGCTGCTGGGGTTCTCAGGGGCATGGCTGAAGCGCACTGTGAGGCACAGCTTTGTGAGGCTGCAGAGGGTGCTCCTTTTCCATCGAAACCAAACGAACAGGTTTGCCCATGAGATTCCAGGTCTCAGTCCAAGAGGTGTGAGCTGAGCAGGCGCCTGGCCCAGCCCAGCATCAGCTCCCCGCTCAGGGGGGACGCGGGACACTGCGCAGGAACTCTGGGCTTTAGACTCTGAACACTGGGATCCAGCAGTGAAGGACCTGGAGCACGGGGCCTCCCTGGGCACCCAGAAGGGCTCAGAGCAGCTGTGCGtgccttgctctttctcccctcttcctccctcacccCACGCCCCTCCATCTCGCTCTAGGTCCCTCCTCCCCGCTGCCCTGCCGGCACCTGCCCccatctttccctcctctctcatcCCGTTAGCCCCCTTGGCCCtaccagcttcctcctctgttccttcctttcctcGTGGGGaccccttttttcccctctcccctcttccctctgactccttcttttcctccccgcttcccctctcctgctccctccctcccccgccatggctccccacctcctcctcccctcagctCCACTCCTTTCCCgccttccacttcccctgccctcctctcccctccatctcccttcACCTCCCTTACCttttcctcccccctcctcttcccctcccccccctttccacctgccctcctcaccccccccaccgctccttctccccgccccccaccgcttctctccccccccccccgccccccaccgctccttctctccccctccctcgcccctcccatcactgtttgtttttctcccgGATCCAGATGAAGGGGTGGCCCAGTTTCTGCCCTGCCCTGCCGCATTTCTGGCAGCTGGAGTCTTGCTTCATGGCGGAGGGCTCGGGCCCTCAGGCCCCGGGGAAAGAGCCCCCACTCAGCATCCAGGTCCTGCGAGCCCAGTACGAAGGCTTGCGAAGGCAGCAGAGGGCGCGGGCCTACCTGGTGGTGCTCCCGACAGGTAGGGCTGGGCAGGTGCTGGGACAAAAGCCAAAAGCGGAGGGAGGAGGGCCTGGCTATGGGCACGATGGGTGGTGGGCTGCGGCCAGGGCCGGTGGGGGCTCTGTGGGTCCTCCTGGTGGGAAAGAGCAGGCAAGCCAGCAGAGCCCAGCAGGAGGCCAGTTCTGGGCAGCTCTGCTTGGCTCAGTTCCCCTGCAGGGGCCTCAGCCAGGCATTAGCCAGCCGCCTGCTGTATCCGGCCTCCATTCTTAGGTTCTCACCTTGCCAGACTGTTCTGCCTGGTGGAGGTGGCTCGGCCCCCTGCTGggccaggtggggggggggggtgatgggaGCACTTCCTGGCTGGGTCTCCCCTCCTGCAAAGCAGAGAAACTGGCCCTGGAGAGAGCAGACATGGTGCTCCCAACAGTCCGCCATGGGCCAGAGGACATGTGGCGCTCAGGGACCCAGACTCATGGAGCTTACTTATCATGGTCTCAAACAACTTCTAAGGAGGCATGAGATACAGAAGACTCAAGGAGAGAATGCCTCTTCCCTCTGGGAACTCAGATTTTGTTCCTGGATAAGTTAGGAGCATAAGGCTCCACCCCAGCCCTTCTCTCTAACAGAGGAATGAAtgggtggagggaggtgggaagagcaATGCTGTGCCTGAGGGTTTCTTCAGGACTCCCTGAGCGGCCCACCCAATGCTAGGCCAGCTGGGAAGGAATCAGGGGCCAGAGGGACATCACCATCTGGAAGGAAGTGTGCTGCCCTGTGGAGATAACAGTGGTCCCACGGAGCAGAGGGTGCCCAGCTCCCATTCCTGGGGCTGTTCTGTGTGAACTGAACTGGCACAGCCAGACACTCCCCATCACTGCAGGGTGGACACCAAAAGGTTCCTAAAGGTCTAGTCCATCCCCGAACATGTTTATTAATTCAGTCATTCAGCAAACAAGAAATTAAACCACTCATCAAAGCAAGAGAGTACCAGGCTCAGCAGACTCAGAATTCGGACGCACATTGCAAAGACAGGCCAACTCGACATGCCCCTGCTCCAACCCAACCCTCTGGGTCTTTCTCCCACACTCTGTAACTCagtgtgctcccccccccccacccccggcccagcTATCCTCACTGATCAGTTTGGCCAGGTTAATGCCAGAAGGCTGGTCGGACCAGACTCTGATTTGTCAGGGAAGACTTCTGACTCCCAGATGAAGTCAGCCACTCAGCAGGATCTGTTTGGGGTCGGGGTCCAGGTGTACCCTCCACTTGGTCTTTTTCCTTGTCCTCTGTGGCCCCCGAACTGGGACTGACAAGGAAGGAGGCTCCTTTCTGCAACCAAGTCCTGCCCATCTGCCCGGACATAATGGAGAGGATACTAGTTCCAAGGTTCTCCTATCACAtgccctcttcccctcttcccaaaTAAGTACATAGCATTCTGGACTTTTAGTCAGGGCGTCTATGTCCAGAAAAATCAGGTAGTCCTGAAGTGGGAACACATTTTCAGTCCCTCTGCGGTTTGCAGAGATGGCCCCACCAGTCCTGTTTCCTTCAGACTCCCAGATCCGGAGCTCTAGGGGCTTCCTTCTGCCTTCATACCTCAGCACCGTCTCTCCCCTCCTGCGCGCACCTGTCCCATCCAGGGCCTCCAGCAGGGACAAGTGCCACGAGGCTCAAGGGAGCCCCACTCACGATCCAGAGGCAATAGACCAACTCTCTTTGGAATCCCTTTCAGTCACTGCCACCAAGGGTTGATGATAAACTGTCGTGTGCCACAAGGTGGTAAAAACAGGTGCCCGAGAATAAGAGACACCAGTCTGGACCATCATCCCTGCAGCCAGTTCAGAGAAGCGGGAGCTGCTGTAACTGTGTTCCCAGATCAGTGTCTGAGGGGTGGGAGAAGGCGAGGCTCCAGACCTCCAAAAGGAGCTGCTTTGAAATACCGCTCCTCCCTCCTGCACCTTGGGCTGTAAACCCATTATGGGAATCCCAGAACAGAAAACCCTGTAGGTGAAGAGTAATCTTTTCCACTGGCCAGTGCCTGTGACTCTGTTCCATTCTTCCAATCTGAACACTCGTTCCCTAGCTCTGCCCTGGGGTCACCCCCTCACTGCAGTTAGGAACTGGAGTCGATTATTAAACTCTGTTCTGCTTCAGATTTTTGTCATAGCATCGGTTCCCCCCTGCAATTTTCTTGTAACACATTCCTTTGCTTAGTGTTTTCCTAGCCCACTAGAACCTATCCGTGAAGATGTGGATTTTGTCTCGTTTGCTGCCGTATTCCCTGAACCTAGAATGAATGATGCTTGGCAtgtaataagtgctcaataaatacttgttgaatgaatgagtacatGTGcataagtgtgtgtatgtgttagagAGGgtttgtgtgggtgtgggtgtgagtgtgtgggcagggaagggaggggacaggTGGGAGCAGGTACAGTGGGATCGCGTGTGACTCACGTCTATGTGTAAATACATATTTGGGATAATATTCCCATGGCTCGAGACCTCTGAGACCGCCAGAATGAGCGCTGCCATGTACCTACCAGTGGTGACCCTGCTTGTGCCTTGCTTTGCCAGGAGGACACACGCCTGCTCCGGCTGAGTCCATGGTCAGTCCTGTTTGGATTAACAAGGAGAGAAGACATTCAGTGTCCCTAGAAGAGGCAGATCTAGAGGCTGAGGGGATGCTGGAGGAGGCCAACGGAGGCTGTCTTCGGGGCCCTGAATCTCCATGGCACGCACACCTGGAGATGTACCGCTGCGTTCAAACCTTCCACCAGGAAATCAGTCTTCCAGTAAAACACAAGAACAAGCTCATGGGGTCCAAACAAAGACTCCCTCAGGAAGGAGACCCAGGTCTGTTTGAAAACAATCCGATGACCCAGCAAGGGTCCACCAACCTACCAACAGCCCAGTGTGAATGTCCGGTGAGCAATGCccagacaaaggcagagggatCTGGCTTGAAATTGGACGTTTGGCACCCTCTTTCCAAGAAGAACCCACACAGGTCTGGAAAGCCAGCTCACTATCCATTTCCCCAGAGGAAAACGCCCAGGATCTCTCAAACCGCCAGGAACCTGGGCTTGTATGGCCCAGCCTAAAGCTTCCTACTCATCCAAATGTCTCAACGTTGAAACTATGGATGGCCTCATCCAAGAACCCAGGAGGCAGAGCCATGAGTCGGGCCTCTAGCTAGGAGCAAGAACCAGACTAACTCAGTGGTAGGGATTTTGAACTTCATGGTGGCATGGTCTTGTCCTTCAGAAAAGAAGAGATTGCCTAGGCCAGATCTCACACAGTCTAGGATGAAAGAGTGTATCTGATCAGGGTGGCCCCACTGTGCTTGTATATGAAGACATGACTGGAGCCCTAGATGCCGATTCCTTGGGAAGGCCCCATAGGCATCTTCTCTGTCCCTAGAAATGGGAATTTGGGAATGTGATACTGGCACCCTAGCCATAGGAATGCCTTAGCAGGAGCACAGGAGTCAACGAGTGTGAGCAGCcttgttttcaaaatgttctGATGATTTCTTACATGATCTGGAGATGAGCTCTGAGAATTGCCTTTTTCTGCTTACTGTGTCTGGAGGCCAGATCACTGAGAAGTCCTTGGTAGTGACCATACCATTTCAGCGGAGGCTCCCTAAGTATGGTCACTGTGGGTTGAAAGAAAAACTCTACTGTTTTGTGTGTTTAAGACATGTTCAGGAAGGTTGGCCATCTCTCCCCTCTCACTGAGACTACACGTTCCAATGTCATCACAggtatatttccttccttcctcccctctgctcttgcCTTCCTACctacctgcctgcctgccttccttctatccatccgtccatctcaCTTATCTGTTATCtcaccttccctccctttctctcgctctctctctgtctgtctcactttctctctcctaaTTAAGTTATTAAACACTGCCAGGCCAGTCACTGAAGATATGTGGTAAGAGGAGCCTGAGCAGGAGACAAGGAAATGCTCCTGCTTGGAAAATACATATGCCCCACAAACTCCTTCCTTTTCAGCTGAATTTGAAGCCCTCAGATCCTTCCTGGGATATGTTAAACTTAAAACAAAGGGAAGCAGGTGTTACTGCTTGGGTTATGGGAAGAAAGTAGGTCTCTCCTGGTTAATGTTTAACTTTAGTAATGATACTTAAACACACCAAAGGTGCCTTTCCCTCATATCAGATAATCTCTCTGTAAAGTTTCActtgtattttcctctttttgccCCAACAGTGATCCAGTCTTGTCTATCTACACCCAGAGCTGTTAACTAGGTGTGTCATTACTTGGCAAAAATCCATGTGTGCCTGCTTCTTGGATCACCCAGAAATCCACTCCAATTTGGGGATTGGATTTCTGGGAATAATCAATAGAGccattgttcatttattttattattattttttttttttagtctaatgAAAACCAGGACATTTTCTGAAAAACCTTTgtcctttgctttgttttgaagaGGACCGCCACATGCAACCTCTCTTTCTACAATGCGTTAGTCAGGATAGACTGTGTTTTGCTGCAGAAACAAACCCTCCAATCTCACAACATGAGATTGTTGTGACTCACAAAAAGTCAACGAGTATTTGGGCGAACTTCCCAAATCCCTACAATATCAACACTGGTTTCCCTAATCGCTGTAGCAGGAGGAGAGAGTGTGCTCACTAATGGTCAGGTTCCAGCTTTCAAATCACTTCTACTTACATTTCATTGCCCAAAGCAAGTCTCACAGTCCTATCTTCACTTCAGGGACATGAAATCATCCCATTTTcctggaaggagggaaaaattgGAAGACACGGGTGAGCAGTACTAATGGCTAGCACGGCAGATGGGGGTCAGACAGATTTCATTCTGAATACAAGGAGTAGCCATGAAGAGAGTTACATATGAGACTACAATGATTTAATTTGTAGTTTAACCAGATTACTCTGATCATTCAGAGAGAATGAGTTGAGGGTCACATTAAGAGGCAACACCAGGGGAAAAATGGCCAAGGCAAGTTCAGTGGGAAAGATGCTGTTATTTCAAGCACGAGTAGGAGCCGAAGAGATGGGGGAAAAGTGGGTACATTGCATATGTATTTTGGAGCTAGAGTCATTAGGATTTACTGAAGGAAGAGTAGAGGTTCCATTTGAAGGATCCTGAGTTTGAGATGTTCGTGAGACACACAGATGCAGATATCAAATGGGCCAGTGGACACCTGAGACCAAAGTTCTGGGCTGAATATGAATTACATATGGTGGTGTGAGCATGTGGAGGTCCTGAAAAGGACGAGGCAAGGCCAGTAGACCTCTACCCAGTGTGGAGAGAAGACAGGGTCCAGAATGAATCCTGAAAATGCATAATTCACTTAATTGAAAAGTCTCTAAGGATTTTTCCAATCGGACACTGAAGAGCAGGACCCTGactaagaagaaaaggagagccCGGGTGCTGGGAAGTTACAGACCTTGAGAG
This is a stretch of genomic DNA from Mustela lutreola isolate mMusLut2 chromosome 12, mMusLut2.pri, whole genome shotgun sequence. It encodes these proteins:
- the C12H9orf152 gene encoding uncharacterized protein C9orf152 homolog — translated: MKGWPSFCPALPHFWQLESCFMAEGSGPQAPGKEPPLSIQVLRAQYEGLRRQQRARAYLVVLPTGGHTPAPAESMVSPVWINKERRHSVSLEEADLEAEGMLEEANGGCLRGPESPWHAHLEMYRCVQTFHQEISLPVKHKNKLMGSKQRLPQEGDPGLFENNPMTQQGSTNLPTAQCECPVSNAQTKAEGSGLKLDVWHPLSKKNPHRSGKPAHYPFPQRKTPRISQTARNLGLYGPA